From the Misgurnus anguillicaudatus chromosome 17, ASM2758022v2, whole genome shotgun sequence genome, one window contains:
- the LOC141350172 gene encoding uncharacterized protein, with translation MSLPLFNRFSPLVDTVFPVQVDASARAVKPRDPPTFPVPREVSVQVHRAASPQSPRGGAESVEPDVGKVQGESEIKNTNLIQNSNVYREELIICTDPEVSSPDAYLHLQVPRTTTEGTPKTGNNMLEGEGQMMRGKIPKESSLLNEPQPESLSNTSAIGLQGGPILSVRREPTRHRRTNRKIFDWEISIKQKVVIIGDSNLARIPFCSHADVQIDSFPGATFYHINGVLEKILPKPLTEIVILSVGLNNCLGKQETTTTCKQLQQLLRTSKAKFPNAQIYIPIINFSENLENATQGLLGKLNSFIGNKCQFLPDMNRLLFRTEPHDPVHWTRETATNILTFWLDQLNF, from the exons ATGTCTCTTCCCCTCTTCAATCGCTTTTCACCACTGGTGGACACAGTATTCCCAG TACAGGTAGATGCGTCGGCCCGTGCCGTTAAACCCAGGGATCCTCCTACGTTTCCGGTGCCTAGGGAGGTGTCCGTGCAGGTCCATCGAGCCGCTTCACCGCAGTCCCCGAGGGGAGGTGCGGAGAGTGTGGAACCTGATGTTGGCAAGGTACAGGGCGAATctgaaattaaaaacacaaatttaattCAGAATAGCAATGTATATAGAGAGGAATTAATCATATGCACTGACCCTGAGGTTTCTTCTCCTGATGCCTATCTACATTTGCAGGTTCCTCGGACGACGACGGAGGGGACCCCCAAAACTGGCAACAACATGCTAGAGGGTGAGGGACAGATGATGAGGGGTAAAATACCAAAAGAGTCATCTCTTTTAAATGAACCCCAACCTGAGTCCCTCTCTAATACCTCAGCAATCGGCCTGCAAGGGGGTCCGATTCTGTCTGTTCGTCGGGAACCTACAAGGCATAGGAGAACGAACAGAAAAATCTTTGATTGGGAAATCTCCATTAAACAAAAGGTTGTTATAATTGGCGACTCCAATTTGGCCCGTATTCCCTTCTGCTCACATGCTGATGTACAGATAGATAGCTTTCCGGGAGCCACCTTCTACCACATCAATGGGGTTTTGGAGAAAATCCTACCGAAACCCCTAACAGAAATAGTTATCTTGTCAGTAGGACTCAACAATTGTCTAGGTAAGCAAGAAACAACGACCACTTGCAAGCAGCTACAGCAACTATTGAGAACCAGTAAAGCCAAATTCCCAAATGCTCAAATTTATATCCCTATAATTAACTTTTCTGAAAATTTAGAGAATGCTACTCAAGGTTTACTTGGAAAATTGAACAGTTTTATTGGGAATAAATGTCAATTCTTACCTGATATGAATAGGTTGTTATTCCGCACAGAACCCCATGACCCTGTCCATTGGACCCGTGAAACTGCCACAAACATCCTTACATTTTGGTTAGACCAGTTAAACTTTTAG